One stretch of Schlesneria sp. DSM 10557 DNA includes these proteins:
- a CDS encoding aldo/keto reductase — MTRTLGRTGLSVSPIGFGAFKIGRNQGVKYPTPYELPDEKEVSRLLNAVLDLGCTLIDTAPAYGLSEARIGDAIGHRRGEFILSTKVGETFADGVSTYDFSERGIRTSIERSLRKLRTDFLDVVLIHSSGDDLQILRETPAVELLQQFKDRGVVGAIGMSGKTVEGARQALNWADVLMVEFNLNDTTHAEVIQAASDRDVAIFVKKGLASGKLAAEDSIRFVLGQSGVTSLILGGLNLDHFRENWRVGLESRRP, encoded by the coding sequence GTGACGCGGACATTGGGTCGGACAGGTCTGAGCGTCTCGCCAATCGGTTTTGGCGCCTTCAAGATCGGTCGCAATCAGGGAGTGAAGTACCCGACGCCCTACGAGCTTCCTGACGAAAAGGAGGTCTCTCGCCTGTTGAACGCCGTCCTCGATCTGGGTTGCACGCTCATTGATACCGCCCCTGCCTATGGACTGAGTGAGGCGCGTATCGGTGACGCCATCGGGCATCGTCGCGGAGAGTTTATTCTGTCCACGAAAGTGGGCGAAACATTCGCCGACGGCGTAAGTACTTACGACTTTTCAGAGAGGGGCATTCGCACCAGTATCGAACGCAGTCTGCGCAAGCTGCGGACGGACTTTCTTGACGTCGTACTGATCCACTCGTCAGGGGATGATCTTCAGATCCTTCGTGAGACGCCCGCAGTGGAACTGCTGCAGCAGTTCAAGGACCGTGGAGTGGTCGGAGCCATCGGGATGTCCGGGAAGACCGTCGAAGGAGCCAGGCAGGCGCTCAACTGGGCGGACGTCCTGATGGTCGAATTCAACCTCAACGACACCACCCATGCGGAAGTTATTCAGGCGGCGTCTGATCGTGATGTGGCGATCTTTGTGAAGAAGGGCCTCGCCTCAGGCAAGCTCGCTGCCGAAGACTCAATCCGGTTTGTACTGGGACAATCGGGAGTCACCAGCCTGATCCTGGGGGGACTCAACCTGGATCATTTTCGAGAGAACTGGCGCGTAGGGCTGGAGTCGCGGCGCCCATGA